The following nucleotide sequence is from Acyrthosiphon pisum isolate AL4f chromosome A2, pea_aphid_22Mar2018_4r6ur, whole genome shotgun sequence.
CCAGCTTGATCAATAGCTTTTTGTGCAATAGTCTTTAGTGATGACAAGGCTGTGTTAGAATCCACTTGTACTGGCGATGTTGTAGAACTTAATGACGAAGGTGTAGTAGACACACAATTAACCACACTATCAGAATTATTCACATTTCCTTGTGCAGTTGGTACATTAGTATGGTAAGATGATGGAGAAGTTGGTATAGATGTAACAACAGATGTATTTTCAACAGATTGTGCTTCTATGTaaataacagtttaaaaatcaaacaatattccgaatatatcattaaaaaatactgttatgataatactaaatataaatcattgaaaggaatagttaaatttaatactgaGGATTgcacagatattttatttattgtctaaagtaagcattttaataatttataattataattgatacaatgaaatatttaaatatattattataaatttataatgaagaaaatcattatttaatcggtaaaagaaaaaaaactggaAATTTGGATATCAGTATACTATTGTGATAATATCtaacttgataaaatattgttattcaataatactataaaaataaatagaaaacttgatatttaaaaaaataagtttttataataattgaatctgTTAATTgtgctatttatatttatatttaattaagacTTACGTGAATGCTTATTGTGAATATTTGAAGCTGCTACAGTTGCAAAATTGCCAACAGTAGTAGTACTTGTTTGAGTAGTTATAGATTGAGACACAGTAGACACACTGGACGTTGTGGTGGTATGATTATTACTAACAGATGATTTAACAACTGCAGCTATAGTTGGGCCTTTACTGTTCACTGTAGGATTAGTATTATTTGAAGGATTTGCTTTCACAGGCGTCGGTTTAATTGTATTCTaaattgaatatacattttatatcgatagtaaattattgttttctaatatgaatattatagtgTGTACAAACTTTAGTAGTTTCGTCTTTTTTTTTACGAACTGGTGCTGCAACAATAGAAGATGAAGTAGCAATAGTTACAACTGTAGATACTGTAGAGATCATTGGAATTGATTCACTAATTGTAGCGATAGTTGTTATTGATACTGGTGTAGAAGTTGTTATTACAGCCACTGAAACAGGCTCCTCAATGGAATGATTGTGTGACATTGGAGCAGGAGATGCTGGACAAGAACCACTAAGACTTGCAGTTTGGCTAGTGGGTGATCCTATAAGCGcagttcaataatatacaatgacaTTATATGTAAGATTATACATTAAGTTTgaaacaaacaattttctttttaaatctgagctttataattattattattacaattactatatttattaccattGGCTTCTGCGGAATTATTTGCAGCAACCCCTAATTCGAGTTCAGCTAACCCAATTATTTCATCATACAAATCATCATTATGCATGAAATCTTCTTCATGTGAtgcttcaatataatattccacATCATCTTTTATCGAACGAATCTACAAATTAactcattaaataatttgttaatacttaatacaattatataatcaataattttgtatgataCCTTTTTGACTTCCACTGACATATTATCTAACATTCTTAGCACAGTCTCTAATTTTCGTATATGGAACCTATGTCTTTCTACTCTTGCTTTTAGTTCATCTAGTTTTTCTTGTTTATCTTTGTCCAACCTTTTTTTCTTTCCAACAAGTAATGACTCCATTTCACATTCATATTGGTCAATCTatcattcaacatttttaaactaattattaaatacaataaaacaaaaatattaaaatatatgaattcaaaactattaattaaatagaaaatttttatcataatatcatattagtaAGGAGAAAATTTCaatgataaatgttattaaaattttaggtatacaatgtaaatataatatgtaaaagccAGAGATTCGGTGAAGAGAGACCTGTCCAAAATAAACAACACCTTCAGCATCGACATGGCAACGGATAAGGATCAGTGGAATCGGCAAGGGACCTTAATAGTCCGTATTAATAGGCCAAAagtagaagaagaagaagaagaagaagaatgtaaatatatcttttaaataataatgagatTCAAAAAGCACAAATTTcattaaaccaaaataattaattacttgaaTATTGAGCGACTCAATTGATTGTGTTAACCATGCACTTATTTCTTCTCTTTCTTTTTGAGCGGGATCTAGTTTTTGGGCAGCACCCAACCCTTCTTTAGAATAAGCTTTAGTCTTTGTTTCTCGTTCGACTACTTTAAACCTTTCCATTtgctacaaataaaaataaacatagcttaacatttgaataaactaaattatgtgtttaaatGTACTAACAGTTTCTATAAGTTTGCGATAATCAAGTAATGCACTTTTATCCTTAATTTCCGCGGACGCAATCCAGCTTTTGATTTGATCGCGTAACCTTTGCAATTTCTTGATTTCCTTTTTGAGGTCAGcctcatatttttctttttgattacTATTTGTAGCATTGTGAACTTTTTGCCAAATATCCTCAAATGTTTCAACACCTTCGGTAACTTTCTTAAGGCACCGATCAATTTCACCTAAAAATTAAAGACTAGTTATTGGATTATTGCTCTCAAGTAATAACACTTCAAGAAAAAAAGAggtttgttaatataaaatgaatagcCATAGTTATAATTTACTGTTTCATATTTGTGGctgatacaaaataattaaattatctatttaaaatgtgtaaaattattTGACAATCGttaatgtatatcataataatagttataaactataataattgtatttgagataacaattattttataaattctttacAAGTAAGAACCTCTAAACTAAATTATTGCTCAAAGGTAATACCCAGTGTTCTTTACAACAGTTTTTGAGCATAAGAGTGAACAACAATAGAATGTGAGGTAATGATATTTACCTTGAAGTTTTCTAGAAGCAGCCATCACTaagaaaacatttcaaatacgAATATcaacataacattatttaaattaaatacaatacaaaaatttgTCACAATTTTggactaaaaaattaataaaaaaattacaatttttatcatacaaattTCACCACTACCACTgtttgtgtttgtgtgtaaacgCTTTGTTCAAGATGGCTACTGATAATTTTCAGGTTATTCAAAATTGGACAAACGACTAAACGAGTACGGTAAAAATctcaatatttcataatttaattttaaacagtttaaaatgaaaaaaactacttaaatttttacgattttagattttacgattatttttttttaaagatatttcaacAAACATAAcatgagtattttaaatatatttattgttgttgtctGAATACGTTTTGGTGATGCACGGTTTTAATGAAAACAGCTGTTCCACGCGTTATCTATTATCACAATCCAcagattatgtaatatgtaaggAGATGTCAGACTGAACTATTGAAGACAAGAAGATTTTAAggtattaatgaataataaagtagaaaataaatatccacATCAACAACTTactatacatttcaataatttaatagatattggGTAGTAAATACTTAGAAGATTTCTAATTTTTCTGGTactttaagaattaatttagtGTGTGGTATGGTATAGTCATTTCTACAAGTAGGATATTAATCacataacattgaaaaaaaaatacattaaattgtcAATGTGAATTCAGCAAATATCTTACTACATATTACTTTCGTCttcatttacttatttaaatctatagttgcttagtaataaataaatatataattttaattttaaactaattaacaataataataatatagaaaagttATTGTATtagcataatttttaatatctaacaagtgagtgttatacattttgtatttttataaagttaactATGTTATAAAGTAGtttgttattaaatacttaattgtattcattaaaattaatatactaccTTTCATACTGTGTTTTAATGAATTGTACATGGTTCAGAATCATTTATCACGTTTTTGATTACTTTTACTTCagaaagttttattgataacaatcactatttatatttcatgtatCGTATCGTATtgcgaaatatatttttttttcgaagttaTGTTAGTTTCTAAtacacttgtttttttttaattatatattctcgaatgaaatattttatactctaccatttattaataggtattattttacgGTTGCTGTAAATATTCTCGACCGCAATATTTCATGGAAATTTCATatctttttacaataatttattgtaagaaataatttgacaaaatactagttctattttaaaattctagtGGGAATTTGTTAGTATTAATAGCATTTCTGGTTATAGAGTATTGATAACCAAAATTTTAGGAACATGAACACTaaacatttatgattttataattactaatttagtATGTAATTTTGTACCGTTTATCGATAGTGtgttaaattatagatttattctttattttttatttgtataattgtatttgagAGTTGCGAGGGATCGTTGGActgttttaattaagttaattatcaATGATACACAGAACTTAGTAGAGAAAGTATCTTCTCTACATTGTGGTGATACGT
It contains:
- the LOC100165745 gene encoding CCR4-NOT transcription complex subunit 3 isoform X3 encodes the protein MAASRKLQGEIDRCLKKVTEGVETFEDIWQKVHNATNSNQKEKYEADLKKEIKKLQRLRDQIKSWIASAEIKDKSALLDYRKLIETQMERFKVVERETKTKAYSKEGLGAAQKLDPAQKEREEISAWLTQSIESLNIQIDQYECEMESLLVGKKKRLDKDKQEKLDELKARVERHRFHIRKLETVLRMLDNMSVEVKKIRSIKDDVEYYIEASHEEDFMHNDDLYDEIIGLAELELGVAANNSAEANGSPTSQTASLSGSCPASPAPMSHNHSIEEPVSVAVITTSTPVSITTIATISESIPMISTVSTVVTIATSSSIVAAPVRKKKDETTKNTIKPTPVKANPSNNTNPTVNSKGPTIAAVVKSSVSNNHTTTTSSVSTVSQSITTQTSTTTVGNFATVAASNIHNKHSQAQSVENTSVVTSIPTSPSSYHTNVPTAQGNVNNSDSVVNCVSTTPSSLSSTTSPVQVDSNTALSSLKTIAQKAIDQAGIDISQQSTDNKSLSSNIVQNSSSHLSLQQQPTQQPPALFEANISPLLGVAPLGPVPLSKDHQFQFTMLESAFVHLPHPSDSERIKLYLPRNPCSTPHYYNQGPLPHSDSLEFFQRLSTESLFFIFYYMEGSKAQYLAAKALKKQSWRFHTKYMMWFQRHEEPKLINEEYEQGTYIYFDYEKWGQRKKEGFTFEYKYLEDRELN
- the LOC100165745 gene encoding CCR4-NOT transcription complex subunit 3 isoform X1, which encodes MAASRKLQGEIDRCLKKVTEGVETFEDIWQKVHNATNSNQKEKYEADLKKEIKKLQRLRDQIKSWIASAEIKDKSALLDYRKLIETQMERFKVVERETKTKAYSKEGLGAAQKLDPAQKEREEISAWLTQSIESLNIQIDQYECEMESLLVGKKKRLDKDKQEKLDELKARVERHRFHIRKLETVLRMLDNMSVEVKKIRSIKDDVEYYIEASHEEDFMHNDDLYDEIIGLAELELGVAANNSAEANGSPTSQTASLSGSCPASPAPMSHNHSIEEPVSVAVITTSTPVSITTIATISESIPMISTVSTVVTIATSSSIVAAPVRKKKDETTKNTIKPTPVKANPSNNTNPTVNSKGPTIAAVVKSSVSNNHTTTTSSVSTVSQSITTQTSTTTVGNFATVAASNIHNKHSPQSVENTSVVTSIPTSPSSYHTNVPTAQGNVNNSDSVVNCVSTTPSSLSSTTSPVQVDSNTALSSLKTIAQKAIDQAGIDISQQSTDNKSLSSNIVQNSSSHLSLQQQPTQQPPALFEANISPLLGVAPLGPVPLSKDHQFQFTMLESAFVHLPHPSDSERIKLYLPRNPCSTPHYYNQGPLPHSDSLEFFQRLSTESLFFIFYYMEGSKAQYLAAKALKKQSWRFHTKYMMWFQRHEEPKLINEEYEQGTYIYFDYEKWGQRKKEGFTFEYKYLEDRELN
- the LOC100165745 gene encoding CCR4-NOT transcription complex subunit 3 isoform X2, which encodes MYNSLKHSMKGEIDRCLKKVTEGVETFEDIWQKVHNATNSNQKEKYEADLKKEIKKLQRLRDQIKSWIASAEIKDKSALLDYRKLIETQMERFKVVERETKTKAYSKEGLGAAQKLDPAQKEREEISAWLTQSIESLNIQIDQYECEMESLLVGKKKRLDKDKQEKLDELKARVERHRFHIRKLETVLRMLDNMSVEVKKIRSIKDDVEYYIEASHEEDFMHNDDLYDEIIGLAELELGVAANNSAEANGSPTSQTASLSGSCPASPAPMSHNHSIEEPVSVAVITTSTPVSITTIATISESIPMISTVSTVVTIATSSSIVAAPVRKKKDETTKNTIKPTPVKANPSNNTNPTVNSKGPTIAAVVKSSVSNNHTTTTSSVSTVSQSITTQTSTTTVGNFATVAASNIHNKHSQAQSVENTSVVTSIPTSPSSYHTNVPTAQGNVNNSDSVVNCVSTTPSSLSSTTSPVQVDSNTALSSLKTIAQKAIDQAGIDISQQSTDNKSLSSNIVQNSSSHLSLQQQPTQQPPALFEANISPLLGVAPLGPVPLSKDHQFQFTMLESAFVHLPHPSDSERIKLYLPRNPCSTPHYYNQGPLPHSDSLEFFQRLSTESLFFIFYYMEGSKAQYLAAKALKKQSWRFHTKYMMWFQRHEEPKLINEEYEQGTYIYFDYEKWGQRKKEGFTFEYKYLEDRELN